In one Limosilactobacillus oris genomic region, the following are encoded:
- a CDS encoding TatD family hydrolase, translating into MGKRQQEWRQVYDSHTHLNDDPFYDDVPAFENRAAHYGVTQMNIVGSNATLNQRALALGQQYPNLHPIIGWHPEDIRAFDEDAKATLWEQVHDPRVVAIGEIGLDYYNDQQSPHDRQQEVFAEQLDWARQLNLPVSIHCREALADTYELLKDAHVDEFGGVMHSFNGSPEWAEKFLDLGMAISFSGVASFGSAEEVHAAVRAVPLSRMMVETDAPYLTPAPYRGKQNEPAFTKFVVEAIAELKQVAPSRVARQTYQNASRLFLKDQKDDED; encoded by the coding sequence ATGGGAAAGCGGCAACAAGAATGGCGCCAGGTTTATGATTCCCACACCCACCTCAACGACGACCCCTTTTACGACGATGTGCCGGCGTTTGAAAACCGGGCGGCTCACTACGGGGTCACTCAGATGAACATTGTGGGCTCTAATGCCACCCTTAACCAGCGGGCCCTGGCCCTTGGTCAACAGTACCCGAACTTGCACCCGATCATCGGCTGGCATCCCGAGGACATTCGGGCATTCGATGAAGACGCGAAGGCAACACTTTGGGAGCAGGTCCACGATCCACGGGTCGTGGCAATTGGCGAAATCGGGCTGGACTACTATAATGACCAGCAGTCTCCCCATGACCGCCAGCAGGAAGTTTTTGCCGAGCAGTTGGACTGGGCACGGCAGCTGAACCTGCCGGTGTCGATTCACTGCCGGGAAGCACTGGCTGACACCTATGAACTGCTAAAGGACGCCCACGTCGATGAATTCGGCGGGGTCATGCACAGCTTTAACGGGTCGCCGGAATGGGCCGAGAAGTTTCTGGACCTGGGGATGGCGATTTCCTTCAGCGGGGTCGCCAGCTTTGGCAGTGCCGAAGAGGTTCATGCGGCAGTGCGGGCTGTACCGCTGTCACGGATGATGGTGGAAACCGACGCCCCGTATTTGACACCCGCGCCGTATCGGGGAAAGCAAAACGAACCGGCCTTTACCAAGTTTGTCGTCGAAGCAATTGCAGAATTGAAGCAGGTGGCCCCATCCCGGGTTGCCCGGCAAACCTACCAGAATGCTAGCCGGTTATTCCTAAAGGATCAAAAAGATGACGAAGATTAA
- the rnmV gene encoding ribonuclease M5, protein MTKIKEVIVVEGKDDTKQIKKAVDADTYETNGSALNAADLARLRKLQASRGLIVFTDPDFNGERLRKIISAAVPGVKHAFIERRQGVPHLAHGSLGVEHAAPAVIKAALAHLYTQAVTEPDVYTQRDLQAAGLVGSSQARKRRERLGQLLGIGYGNGKQLVHRLNMFQISPNQFAAAVEQIKREENDE, encoded by the coding sequence ATGACGAAGATTAAAGAAGTAATTGTAGTGGAAGGCAAAGACGATACCAAGCAGATTAAAAAGGCCGTCGACGCTGATACTTATGAAACCAACGGGTCTGCGCTCAATGCTGCCGACCTGGCCCGGCTGCGCAAATTGCAGGCGAGCCGGGGCTTAATTGTGTTTACGGATCCCGACTTTAACGGGGAACGGTTACGCAAGATAATCAGCGCCGCGGTTCCCGGAGTTAAACACGCCTTCATTGAGCGGCGGCAAGGGGTCCCTCACTTGGCCCACGGCAGCTTGGGGGTAGAGCACGCGGCCCCAGCGGTAATCAAAGCCGCTCTGGCCCACCTGTACACCCAGGCAGTGACGGAACCAGACGTCTACACCCAGCGGGACTTGCAGGCGGCGGGACTGGTTGGCAGTTCTCAGGCCCGGAAGCGGCGGGAACGGTTGGGGCAGCTGCTTGGCATTGGTTATGGCAACGGCAAACAGCTAGTCCACCGCCTGAACATGTTTCAAATCAGTCCCAACCAATTTGCGGCCGCTGTTGAGCAGATAAAGCGGGAGGAAAATGATGAGTAA
- the rsmA gene encoding 16S rRNA (adenine(1518)-N(6)/adenine(1519)-N(6))-dimethyltransferase RsmA: protein MSNTPEIGSRTRTRAIMEKYGIHTKKGFGQNFLTDLNVLKNIVSAAEITRDDNVIEIGPGIGALTEQLAQAAGEVLALEIDQDLIPVLAEVLAPYDNVTVLNQDVLQANLPELIKQQFTDPSRPIKVVANLPYYITSPILMNLLAAPVDWAAICVMMQKEVAQRLTAQPGTKQYGALTLAIEYQMTAEIAFNVSRRVFVPAPNVDSAIVVLKPRTTPLPVQPFNKQKLFGFIRGCFAHRRKSLWNNLQATIGKQPAVKEKMQAILTALAISPQTRPERLTLEQFIELANALHAAQLL, encoded by the coding sequence ATGAGTAATACACCGGAAATCGGTAGTCGGACCCGGACGCGGGCGATTATGGAAAAGTATGGCATTCACACCAAGAAGGGCTTCGGCCAGAATTTTCTGACCGACCTCAACGTCTTAAAAAACATCGTGAGTGCCGCCGAAATTACCAGGGACGATAACGTGATTGAAATCGGCCCGGGGATTGGGGCATTAACGGAACAACTAGCCCAGGCCGCGGGGGAGGTCCTCGCCCTCGAAATCGACCAGGATCTGATTCCCGTATTGGCTGAGGTCCTTGCCCCGTACGATAACGTGACGGTCCTAAACCAGGACGTTTTACAAGCCAACCTGCCAGAGCTCATCAAGCAGCAGTTTACGGACCCCAGCAGGCCCATCAAGGTAGTTGCCAACCTGCCCTACTACATCACTAGTCCGATTTTGATGAACCTGCTTGCCGCACCGGTAGACTGGGCGGCTATTTGCGTTATGATGCAAAAGGAAGTTGCCCAGCGGTTGACTGCCCAGCCAGGGACGAAGCAGTATGGGGCATTGACCCTGGCAATCGAGTACCAGATGACCGCGGAGATTGCCTTCAATGTTTCCCGGCGGGTCTTTGTGCCAGCGCCGAATGTCGATTCCGCCATCGTGGTATTGAAACCACGGACAACCCCGCTACCGGTACAGCCCTTCAACAAGCAAAAGCTGTTTGGCTTCATTCGGGGGTGCTTTGCTCACCGCCGCAAAAGCCTGTGGAATAACTTACAGGCCACGATTGGCAAGCAGCCGGCGGTCAAGGAGAAGATGCAGGCAATTTTGACGGCCCTGGCAATTTCTCCCCAAACCCGGCCTGAACGGCTCACACTGGAACAGTTCATTGAACTTGCTAACGCCCTGCACGCTGCCCAGCTTCTCTAA
- a CDS encoding Veg family protein, translating to MPESIVEIKKELDDRIGEPVLIKAQAGRKRVATHHGVLSKTYPAIFVVHLNDGNGAPDRISYSYTDLLTHNISLAFGEEED from the coding sequence GTGCCAGAATCAATTGTTGAGATCAAGAAAGAATTAGATGATCGTATTGGGGAACCAGTCCTCATTAAAGCACAGGCTGGTCGTAAGCGGGTGGCAACCCACCACGGTGTTTTGAGCAAGACCTATCCAGCCATCTTTGTTGTCCACCTAAACGATGGTAACGGAGCACCCGACCGGATTTCTTACAGTTACACTGACTTATTGACTCATAATATTTCGCTAGCCTTTGGCGAAGAAGAAGACTAG
- the ispE gene encoding 4-(cytidine 5'-diphospho)-2-C-methyl-D-erythritol kinase: MRVNEKAPAKLNLSLDTPMRYFDGSPRWDMVMTSADLADYVTVETHRRPTTIKVYTDSGFLPNDQRNLAYQAAHILKSRFHCREGVTIHIRKNIPVAAGLGGGSSDAAAVLRALNRIWRLGLSLDELAKIALTIDSDVPYCVYSRLAHVTGHGEKIELLPAQPHYWAVIAKQQISVSTPQILRQINYEQLEHLDNERLIASLKAQNWQEAVKYMGNVLEPVTMSFYPEIKQLKDKMVSLGADVAQMSGTGPTVFAVCHTESRAKRIQNSISGFCRDVHVVTLL, from the coding sequence ATGCGTGTAAATGAAAAAGCACCGGCAAAACTCAACCTGAGCTTAGACACGCCGATGCGGTACTTCGATGGTTCACCCCGGTGGGACATGGTAATGACTTCGGCAGACTTGGCAGATTATGTGACCGTAGAAACCCACCGGCGACCGACGACGATTAAAGTTTATACTGACAGCGGCTTTTTGCCCAACGACCAGCGAAACCTTGCTTACCAGGCAGCCCATATTCTCAAGAGCCGGTTTCACTGTCGCGAGGGTGTGACGATTCACATTCGCAAGAATATTCCCGTGGCGGCCGGGCTGGGGGGCGGTTCTTCGGATGCCGCTGCCGTTTTACGGGCACTGAACAGGATCTGGCGCCTGGGCCTCTCACTGGATGAGCTGGCCAAGATTGCACTGACGATTGACTCCGATGTGCCTTACTGTGTATATAGTCGGCTGGCCCACGTGACGGGGCACGGGGAAAAAATAGAGCTGCTGCCCGCCCAGCCGCACTATTGGGCAGTAATTGCCAAGCAGCAGATTAGTGTGTCAACGCCGCAGATTTTACGTCAGATTAACTACGAGCAGCTAGAGCACCTTGATAATGAACGCTTGATTGCTAGTCTGAAGGCTCAAAATTGGCAGGAAGCAGTTAAGTACATGGGCAACGTCTTGGAACCCGTGACGATGAGCTTTTATCCGGAAATCAAGCAGCTCAAGGATAAGATGGTTAGCCTGGGAGCCGATGTGGCACAGATGAGCGGGACGGGGCCAACCGTGTTTGCTGTTTGTCACACCGAATCCCGGGCAAAGCGGATTCAAAACAGCATTAGCGGCTTCTGCCGGGATGTTCACGTGGTTACTCTGTTGTGA
- a CDS encoding metal ABC transporter solute-binding protein, Zn/Mn family, with amino-acid sequence MCKYWIGVSGLIGLLAIVFLLALIPRQNFGRQQKPIRVVASLDFYGEVAQEVAGKYGQVTTIINSAAVDPHDYQPGTQQAREMGTANLVIQNGLGYDHWLTKLVQGSSNNRVTTIDVARQVAGMKAGDNEHVWYQPTTIKRLTQQLADQYSKLDPAHATYYHRRARAYLQSLQPLDQTIAQAKRGVGTKRAVAVSEPVFDYALTNLGYQVVDSHFAKAVEDGSDPSPQDIAALQAAIKNHQIAFFVENAQADDRVVNNLVQLARQHGVPVLKVTESKPNGLSYEQWMTKQYQQLIRIQEKED; translated from the coding sequence ATGTGTAAATACTGGATCGGAGTCAGTGGCTTAATCGGCCTGTTAGCAATTGTTTTCCTGCTGGCATTAATTCCCCGGCAAAATTTTGGCCGGCAGCAAAAACCAATCCGGGTGGTCGCTAGCCTAGATTTCTATGGCGAAGTGGCACAAGAGGTCGCTGGAAAGTATGGTCAGGTGACGACAATTATCAACAGCGCCGCGGTAGACCCGCACGATTACCAGCCGGGAACCCAGCAGGCGCGCGAGATGGGCACCGCTAACCTGGTAATCCAAAATGGGCTGGGCTATGACCACTGGCTGACGAAACTGGTCCAGGGGAGCAGCAACAACCGGGTTACTACTATCGATGTTGCCCGCCAGGTCGCTGGCATGAAGGCTGGCGACAACGAGCATGTCTGGTATCAGCCGACGACGATTAAGCGGCTTACCCAGCAGCTAGCTGACCAATACAGCAAGCTGGACCCCGCACACGCGACCTACTACCACCGCCGGGCACGGGCCTACCTGCAGAGCTTGCAGCCGCTTGACCAAACAATTGCGCAGGCCAAACGTGGTGTCGGGACAAAGCGGGCAGTAGCGGTGAGTGAACCGGTCTTTGACTACGCCTTGACAAACCTTGGCTACCAGGTGGTTGACAGCCACTTTGCTAAGGCCGTGGAGGACGGTAGCGATCCTTCGCCGCAGGACATTGCTGCCCTCCAGGCGGCAATTAAAAACCACCAGATCGCTTTCTTTGTAGAGAATGCCCAGGCTGACGATCGCGTTGTTAATAACCTGGTTCAACTAGCGCGCCAGCATGGTGTGCCGGTTTTGAAGGTAACGGAATCCAAACCTAATGGGTTGAGCTACGAGCAGTGGATGACCAAGCAGTACCAGCAGCTAATCAGGATTCAGGAAAAGGAGGACTAA
- a CDS encoding metal ABC transporter ATP-binding protein, whose translation MAVLSVEDLTVAYGDHTVFKDLSFTVNDGDFLVVVGENGVGKTTLVRALLGLIKPKAGTVNIPTGTRIGYVPQFRNIDEEYPLSIRDFVALNSRQSWLPWLTGKERHALDRMIRITDLAPIAGRPLGLASGGEKQRAYLAQALLPAPRLLILDESTASLDNEMKYNLLDLVARFQEDGLSVMFITHDWDLAEHYGTRYLHMTKNGYSTGSIDELAELRKETVEC comes from the coding sequence ATGGCAGTGCTCTCAGTAGAGGACTTAACGGTCGCGTATGGCGATCATACCGTTTTTAAGGATTTAAGTTTTACCGTCAACGATGGTGACTTTCTCGTGGTCGTTGGTGAAAATGGGGTGGGGAAGACTACCCTGGTGCGGGCCCTGCTCGGCCTCATCAAGCCCAAGGCAGGAACCGTTAATATTCCCACGGGAACCCGGATTGGTTACGTTCCCCAGTTTCGGAATATTGATGAGGAATACCCATTGTCAATCCGTGATTTTGTCGCGTTGAACAGCCGTCAATCCTGGTTGCCCTGGTTGACCGGCAAGGAGCGGCACGCGCTTGACCGGATGATTAGAATTACCGACTTAGCGCCGATTGCTGGGCGGCCGTTGGGACTGGCATCAGGTGGAGAGAAGCAACGGGCTTACCTGGCACAAGCCTTATTACCGGCCCCGCGCCTGTTGATTTTAGATGAGTCAACGGCCAGTCTGGATAATGAAATGAAGTATAACCTGCTCGACCTAGTCGCCCGGTTTCAAGAGGACGGTTTGAGCGTGATGTTTATCACCCACGATTGGGACCTGGCGGAACACTACGGTACCAGGTATCTCCACATGACGAAGAACGGCTACTCGACCGGTTCGATTGATGAACTGGCAGAATTGAGAAAGGAGACGGTGGAATGTTAA
- a CDS encoding metal ABC transporter permease yields the protein MLTLTFMRHAFIASTFIAVVSGIIGVFVVARQLSFLTHTLSEIGFAGASFAVFAGWLPLNGMILFTMLSSVLVGQMSIKESRREAVISAVSGLFIGLGILFLSLSNQSASSATSILFGSVVGISTAEVHQLILLSVVVLVVTLLMYRPLKFSSFDIVGARVSGANQTLISVAFLVLLALSVSVAAQIVGSLLIFILLTIPAASAKYFTHGVAKMVGLAILFALLGTWTGLLLGYLTNWPVSFFIAVIEVVIYVIALLYQNFVEAS from the coding sequence ATGTTAACTTTGACGTTTATGCGGCACGCGTTCATTGCGAGCACCTTTATCGCGGTTGTGAGCGGAATTATCGGGGTGTTCGTTGTGGCCCGCCAGCTCTCCTTCCTGACCCATACCCTCTCGGAAATTGGTTTTGCTGGAGCGTCATTTGCCGTTTTTGCCGGCTGGCTGCCGTTAAATGGGATGATCCTCTTTACGATGCTCAGTTCAGTCCTGGTCGGTCAGATGAGTATTAAGGAGTCGCGCCGGGAAGCGGTGATTAGTGCCGTTTCCGGACTTTTTATCGGTCTGGGGATCCTCTTCCTCTCTTTGAGCAACCAGAGTGCTAGTTCGGCGACCAGCATCCTCTTCGGGAGTGTCGTGGGGATTAGCACGGCGGAGGTTCACCAGTTGATTCTCCTTTCGGTCGTCGTCCTGGTGGTGACACTGCTGATGTACCGGCCCTTGAAGTTTTCATCCTTTGACATCGTTGGTGCCCGGGTCAGTGGGGCCAACCAAACGCTGATTTCAGTGGCCTTCCTGGTCTTGCTGGCGTTGAGTGTGAGTGTCGCCGCCCAGATCGTCGGTTCTCTGTTGATCTTTATTCTGCTGACGATTCCCGCGGCAAGTGCGAAATACTTTACCCATGGGGTAGCGAAGATGGTGGGCCTGGCAATTTTATTTGCCTTGCTAGGAACGTGGACGGGCCTGCTCTTGGGGTACCTGACCAATTGGCCGGTCAGCTTTTTTATCGCGGTCATCGAAGTGGTAATTTACGTTATCGCCTTACTGTACCAAAACTTTGTTGAAGCAAGTTAG
- the purR gene encoding pur operon repressor yields MKVRRSNRLVDMTRYLLEHPRTLVSLKFFSERYGSAKSSISEDLSIVKHTFETWGEGQLKTIPGASGGAVLTPFYSRENAERAIANLVREVNDDSRFLPGGYVYLSDLIGRPDVLHQVGQLIATQYVDQDVDVVMTVETKGIPIAQAAAMYMNKPFVIVRNSSHITEGPTVSVNYVSGSVKRIKKMELSRRTLSAGANVVIVDDFLKGGGTLNGMHSLIKEFDANLVGMTVLAEGTANGKRLVDNCTSLVKVDAEDGDQKTINARPGNFIETVFGKEN; encoded by the coding sequence ATGAAAGTACGAAGAAGTAATCGACTGGTTGACATGACCAGATACTTATTGGAACACCCCCGAACATTAGTCTCGCTTAAATTTTTTAGTGAGCGCTATGGTTCGGCTAAATCCTCAATCAGTGAGGACCTCAGTATTGTTAAGCATACCTTTGAAACCTGGGGTGAGGGTCAGTTAAAGACCATTCCGGGTGCCAGTGGTGGGGCCGTTCTGACTCCATTTTACTCAAGGGAGAATGCGGAACGGGCGATTGCCAACCTGGTTCGCGAGGTGAATGATGATTCCCGCTTCTTGCCGGGCGGCTACGTTTACCTTTCGGACCTGATTGGCCGGCCGGATGTCCTTCACCAGGTCGGGCAGTTAATCGCCACCCAGTACGTTGACCAGGACGTTGACGTTGTGATGACGGTTGAAACTAAGGGAATTCCGATTGCGCAGGCGGCGGCGATGTACATGAACAAGCCCTTTGTGATTGTCCGTAATAGCTCTCACATAACGGAAGGCCCAACCGTCAGCGTGAACTATGTATCGGGCTCAGTTAAGCGGATTAAGAAAATGGAACTATCCCGGCGGACGCTTTCGGCCGGCGCTAACGTGGTAATTGTCGATGACTTCCTCAAGGGGGGCGGAACGCTGAACGGTATGCACTCCCTAATCAAGGAATTTGACGCTAACCTAGTGGGGATGACCGTCCTTGCTGAGGGGACCGCAAATGGTAAGCGGCTAGTGGATAACTGCACGTCACTGGTCAAGGTCGATGCCGAGGATGGCGACCAAAAGACGATTAATGCCCGGCCAGGGAACTTTATAGAAACGGTATTTGGAAAGGAAAATTAG
- the glmU gene encoding bifunctional UDP-N-acetylglucosamine diphosphorylase/glucosamine-1-phosphate N-acetyltransferase GlmU: MVKRNAIILAAGKGTRMRSKLYKVLHQVCGKTMVDHVLTQLEKAHIDTIITVVGFGAKTVEQTLAHRTRYALQKQQLGTGHAVMQTEDLLGSEDGETIIVSGDTPLFTAETFEKLFKYHEQRHAAATILTSIAPDPTGYGRIVRDNVGIVERIVEQKDADLQEQAIKEINTGVYCFDNQKLFAALKKINNDNAQGEYYLTDVIGILKQEGEIVTAYKMDDFSESMGVNDRIALAKANQVMRDRINKHWMQEGVSMVDPATTYIDAGVKLGRDTVLEGNVVIKGDTVIGNDCYISAGSRITDSTIHDGVKITSSTLEEAEMHNGSDIGPNSHLRPETEIGENVHIGNFCEVKKAYIGAGTKVGHLTYIGNATLGKNINVGCGVVFVNYDGTNKHHTNVGDHAFIGSNSNLVAPVNIAADSFIAAGSTITDSTEQYDMAIARARQTNKKDYAKKLPW, encoded by the coding sequence ATGGTAAAGAGAAACGCGATTATCTTAGCAGCCGGTAAGGGAACCCGGATGCGGTCAAAGCTCTACAAGGTTTTACACCAAGTCTGTGGGAAAACGATGGTTGACCACGTGCTGACCCAGCTGGAAAAGGCCCACATTGATACGATTATTACGGTAGTGGGCTTTGGCGCGAAAACGGTCGAACAAACCCTGGCCCACCGAACCCGGTACGCTCTGCAAAAGCAGCAGTTAGGGACTGGCCACGCGGTAATGCAAACCGAAGACCTGCTGGGCAGCGAAGACGGTGAAACGATCATTGTCAGTGGTGATACACCACTCTTTACTGCGGAAACCTTTGAAAAGCTCTTTAAGTACCACGAGCAGCGCCACGCTGCGGCGACAATCCTGACTTCCATTGCCCCAGACCCGACTGGCTATGGCCGGATTGTCCGTGACAACGTGGGAATCGTTGAACGGATTGTGGAACAAAAGGATGCCGACCTCCAGGAACAAGCAATCAAGGAAATCAACACTGGGGTCTACTGCTTTGACAACCAGAAGCTCTTTGCCGCCCTCAAGAAGATTAATAATGATAATGCCCAGGGGGAATACTACCTGACCGATGTTATTGGCATTCTGAAGCAGGAAGGTGAGATCGTGACTGCCTACAAGATGGATGACTTTAGCGAATCGATGGGAGTTAACGACCGGATTGCCCTGGCTAAGGCTAACCAGGTAATGCGGGACCGGATTAACAAGCACTGGATGCAAGAAGGCGTTTCGATGGTCGACCCGGCAACGACTTACATTGACGCGGGAGTCAAATTGGGCCGCGATACCGTCCTCGAAGGCAACGTTGTCATTAAGGGCGATACCGTGATTGGAAATGACTGCTACATTAGTGCTGGGTCACGGATCACCGATTCCACAATCCACGACGGCGTTAAGATTACTTCATCGACGCTGGAAGAGGCAGAAATGCACAACGGCAGCGATATTGGTCCAAATAGCCACTTACGGCCAGAGACTGAAATCGGTGAAAACGTTCATATCGGTAATTTCTGTGAGGTCAAGAAAGCCTACATTGGGGCGGGCACTAAGGTCGGCCACCTGACCTACATTGGCAACGCCACACTGGGGAAGAACATTAACGTTGGCTGTGGAGTAGTCTTCGTCAACTACGATGGTACCAACAAGCACCATACCAATGTCGGCGACCACGCCTTTATTGGTAGCAACAGCAACCTTGTAGCACCGGTTAATATCGCGGCAGATTCCTTTATTGCGGCTGGTTCGACGATTACTGACAGTACTGAACAGTACGACATGGCAATTGCCCGGGCTCGGCAAACCAATAAGAAAGATTACGCGAAGAAGTTGCCCTGGTAA
- a CDS encoding ribose-phosphate diphosphokinase: MTQSNTDSNLKLFALNSNRPLAEKIAQHLGIELGKLSVDRFSDGEIQINIEESVRGDNVYVIQSTSAPVNDNLMELLIMVDALRRASAKTINVVLPYYGYARQDRKARSREPITAKLVANMLQNSGVDRVIALDLHAAQIQGFFDIPVDHLMGAPLLAEYFIKEGVADNAVVISPDHGGVTRARALAEFLKSPIAIIDKRRPKANVAQVMNIIGDVKGKTCIMIDDMIDTAGTITLGSQALIDAGAKEVYASCTHAVLSGPAIERLAKSPLKEVVVTDSIQLPKEKQIDKIKQVSVAPLIAAAIKRINENRPVSPLFKQVFQSAKKID, translated from the coding sequence ATGACACAGTCGAATACTGATTCCAACTTAAAACTGTTTGCGCTCAACTCGAACCGCCCCTTGGCAGAAAAAATCGCTCAACACCTGGGAATCGAGCTGGGAAAACTTTCAGTGGACCGTTTTAGTGACGGTGAAATTCAAATTAACATTGAGGAAAGCGTCCGTGGTGACAACGTCTACGTTATTCAGTCAACGTCAGCGCCCGTTAATGATAACTTAATGGAACTGCTGATCATGGTCGATGCCTTGCGGCGGGCAAGTGCAAAGACAATTAACGTTGTCTTGCCATATTATGGCTATGCACGGCAAGACCGGAAGGCCCGGAGCCGGGAACCAATTACGGCTAAGCTGGTTGCCAACATGCTGCAAAACTCTGGGGTAGACCGGGTGATTGCCCTCGACCTTCACGCGGCCCAGATTCAAGGCTTCTTCGACATTCCGGTAGACCACTTAATGGGCGCGCCATTACTAGCCGAGTACTTTATCAAGGAAGGGGTTGCCGACAACGCGGTCGTAATTTCACCCGACCACGGTGGGGTAACCCGGGCCCGGGCATTGGCGGAATTTTTGAAGTCGCCGATTGCGATTATCGATAAGCGGCGCCCCAAGGCCAACGTTGCTCAGGTGATGAACATCATCGGGGATGTTAAGGGCAAGACCTGCATCATGATTGATGACATGATTGATACCGCCGGGACGATTACCTTAGGCTCGCAGGCGCTGATTGACGCGGGGGCCAAGGAAGTCTACGCTTCATGTACCCATGCGGTCTTGTCTGGCCCGGCAATTGAGCGGCTGGCGAAGTCACCGTTGAAGGAAGTCGTTGTGACCGACTCCATCCAACTGCCAAAAGAAAAGCAAATTGATAAGATCAAGCAGGTTTCCGTAGCGCCGTTGATTGCGGCCGCTATTAAGCGGATTAATGAAAACCGCCCAGTGAGTCCCCTGTTTAAGCAGGTCTTTCAGAGTGCTAAGAAAATCGACTAA
- a CDS encoding linear amide C-N hydrolase — protein sequence MCTVITSNDLIARTMDFPPRTPWQLTYLPAAFQWQPAVGGQVLTNRYRILGGMRHFDGHYLLGDGLNSAGLFCAELFFPVAASYEETVRPGTRGLTPQDFILWVLGKHATVAELAADLERVSVVGRRWFDGNYYPFHWLLADDSGTYVIEPLGGRLKLMRNPCGGLTNTPALADQVERLNHRLGIADRQFVLRAVVNYQGAWPAGGNSVARFQQAVLTSWQKKPQTVAAMATFLQTVTVPHTKKHEHNYTHYWAVVDRQRLRYYFTDCRTQRRVSYDLNSAVGQQPVAFKL from the coding sequence GTGTGCACGGTAATAACGAGCAACGACCTCATCGCGCGAACGATGGATTTCCCACCCCGTACACCGTGGCAGCTAACTTATTTACCGGCGGCTTTTCAGTGGCAGCCAGCGGTTGGCGGCCAGGTTTTGACCAACCGCTACCGGATTCTCGGCGGGATGCGGCACTTTGACGGCCACTACCTGCTCGGCGACGGGCTGAACAGTGCGGGCTTGTTTTGCGCGGAACTCTTTTTTCCGGTTGCGGCAAGCTATGAGGAGACCGTCCGCCCCGGCACTCGGGGGCTGACACCCCAGGACTTTATTCTCTGGGTGCTGGGCAAACACGCAACGGTCGCCGAGTTAGCGGCGGACCTGGAGCGGGTCTCGGTGGTGGGACGGCGCTGGTTCGACGGCAACTACTATCCTTTCCACTGGCTATTGGCAGATGATAGTGGAACGTACGTGATTGAGCCACTGGGTGGGCGGCTGAAGCTCATGCGCAACCCCTGCGGAGGATTAACAAACACGCCGGCATTAGCCGACCAGGTGGAACGCTTGAATCATAGGCTGGGAATCGCGGACCGCCAGTTTGTCCTGCGGGCAGTGGTCAATTATCAGGGAGCGTGGCCAGCTGGTGGAAATTCGGTGGCGCGGTTTCAACAGGCAGTGTTGACGAGCTGGCAGAAGAAGCCCCAGACAGTTGCGGCAATGGCGACTTTCCTACAAACCGTCACCGTCCCCCATACTAAGAAGCACGAGCATAACTATACTCACTACTGGGCGGTAGTTGACCGTCAGCGCCTTCGGTATTACTTTACGGATTGCCGAACCCAGCGAAGGGTCAGCTATGATTTGAATTCGGCGGTGGGTCAACAGCCCGTGGCCTTTAAACTATAA